The Myxococcus xanthus nucleotide sequence CGCGGCTCCTCCTCCTCAACCACGATTTTCGACGACAGCAGCGCACGACTCACGAGGCACCTCGCTTCTTCCGGGACACGCGCGCGGACGCTTCCGACGCGGGGAGGAGGGATGGAGAGGACGGCGGGGTGGAGGGGGCTTGCCGCTTCAGCGCGAGCTCGCCCCGGCGAATGGCAGCCGCCACAGCGGGCACAGAGAGCGCGGCCTCGTGGACGTCCTCCCGCGACACGCCCGTGGCCAGGGTGAGGGAGGAGGGCAGGCGCCGGCCGCCACGGCCAGGCTGCACGCCGCAGGCACACGCGCCGCGCGCCACGCAGTACGACTCATGGGGCAGGAGGAAGGTGACGAGCCTGCCCAGGGCATTGGTGAGGGTGACGCTCATGAGGTGCCTCCGGAGAGAGAGTCCGTTTCGAGGTGAGTGCCGGCGACGGCCTTGCCGATGTCGAGGGGCAGGCCCTCGTCCACGTCGAAGCCGCGCACGAGAAGCCCCCAGGTGAAGGCGCGCACGTCGTCGCGGCTGCCGAGCTGCGTGCGTACCTCGCCGTCCGCATCCATCTCCCAGCGCACGGTGCCGCGCGAGGCGTCCTCGGCGTCCCGGGCCATGGACAGCCAACGATTGCGGTTGAGGAAGGTGGCCACGGCGGCCATGAGGTTGAAGAGCTCGGCGGTGCGCTCGGAGGCCACCGTGAGGGTGAAGGCCAAATCCACCGTGTACGTGGGGCGCCTGCGCACCAGCTCCGAGCCGGAGGGGCCCTGCACGACGTCCTCGTGCAAGACGTTGGTGGAGTAGCGACGACTCTCGCGCAGCGTGGGGCCTGACAGCACCACGGAGGGCAGCGAGGCCATGGCGATGACGTTGAGGCCGTCTGCCACCGTAT carries:
- a CDS encoding IPT/TIG domain-containing protein, whose product is TPSSGPTSGGDILRLAGTGFAARVAVSLGGLRAEVLSVRQQSGTSHVDVRTPPHAVALVDVELLNLSADGRPIPGEAALLPGAYRYLRPRVAKEADLTRLVRTLLRELKRQVVANVSASVSVDYDDTVADGLNVIAMASLPSVVLSGPTLRESRRYSTNVLHEDVVQGPSGSELVRRRPTYTVDLAFTLTVASERTAELFNLMAAVATFLNRNRWLSMARDAEDASRGTVRWEMDADGEVRTQLGSRDDVRAFTWGLLVRGFDVDEGLPLDIGKAVAGTHLETDSLSGGTS